A single genomic interval of Streptomyces sp. 1222.5 harbors:
- a CDS encoding sporulation protein codes for MKRTRRRSSKDGCRLRRRCALEYLRARASGGRRRPSVRRSHPSWRRGPRTGGGARRLARHGDPGLLLRGTRVWPAAPGVRAGDDEVNRAYADGPFTVSRGEEVVVPFAVRQPWATPFTEMAGRALGVVLELRTRVDDTAPRTGSDEALLHVSPLPLHEAVLEPFSGHGYTCEAGRLTRSGSRTSTSPTTSTRCSNCGTV; via the coding sequence ATGAAGCGGACACGACGCCGCAGCAGCAAGGATGGGTGCAGGCTACGGAGAAGATGTGCACTCGAATACTTGCGCGCGCGGGCGTCCGGTGGACGTCGACGCCCAAGTGTTCGCCGGAGTCATCCGTCCTGGAGACGTGGTCCCCGGACAGGTGGCGGTGCGAGGCGGCTTGCTCGCCACGGAGATCCAGGGCTTCTCCTTCGAGGTACTCGCGTATGGCCTGCCGCCCCCGGAGTCCGCGCGGGGGACGACGAGGTCAACCGTGCTTATGCGGACGGCCCCTTCACGGTGTCCAGGGGCGAGGAGGTCGTCGTGCCGTTCGCGGTCCGGCAGCCCTGGGCGACGCCGTTCACCGAAATGGCGGGGCGTGCACTGGGAGTCGTCCTGGAACTGCGGACGCGCGTGGACGACACTGCGCCGAGAACCGGTTCGGACGAGGCCCTGCTGCACGTCTCGCCTCTGCCCCTGCACGAGGCGGTTCTCGAACCCTTCTCCGGGCACGGATACACCTGCGAGGCAGGGCGGTTGACGAGGAGTGGATCCCGGACATCGACCAGCCCTACGACTTCTACCAGATGCTCGAACTGCGGGACCGTGTGA
- a CDS encoding DUF1772 domain-containing protein, which yields MLNTLEVVTTVIVGLMVGVEFCVAFITNRILDALPEDSGQLGHAHGGRMLGALMPFWYIGSVVLSAIWAVAGWHHHGAVLVVIAAGLLILSVVMSILLLVPINNRNKTWTPDNRPADWKQQLHRWNRYHYVRVAVIIAAFTLLVAARS from the coding sequence TCACCACCGTGATCGTCGGCCTGATGGTGGGGGTGGAGTTCTGCGTCGCCTTCATCACGAACCGGATCCTGGACGCGCTTCCCGAGGACAGCGGCCAGCTCGGCCACGCCCACGGCGGCCGGATGCTCGGCGCCCTGATGCCGTTCTGGTACATAGGCTCGGTCGTCCTCAGCGCGATCTGGGCCGTCGCCGGATGGCACCATCACGGCGCCGTACTCGTCGTCATCGCCGCCGGACTTCTGATCCTCAGCGTGGTCATGTCGATCCTGCTGCTCGTCCCGATCAACAACCGAAACAAGACCTGGACCCCCGACAACCGGCCCGCCGACTGGAAGCAGCAGCTGCACCGCTGGAACCGCTACCACTACGTCCGCGTCGCCGTCATCATCGCCGCCTTCACCCTGCTGGTCGCCGCTCGCTCCTGA